Proteins encoded in a region of the Sterolibacterium denitrificans genome:
- a CDS encoding fumarate hydratase, whose protein sequence is MTTIRQEDFIQSIADGFQYISYYHPADYIKALGAAYEREQSPAAKDAIAQILINSRMCAEGHRPICQDTGIAVVFLKVGMNVKWDATLSVQEMVNEGVRRAYLNPDNKLRASVLADPAGARRNTRDNTPAVVHYEIVGGEHADHVEVICAAKGGGSENKSKFYALNPSDSIVDWVLKTVPTMGAGWCPPGILGIGIGGTPEKAMLLAKESLMAPVDIHELQEKAARGETLSRVEELRLELMEKVNALGIGAQGLGGLTTVLDVKILDYPTHAASLPVAMIPNCAATRHAHFHLDGSGPARLDPPNLDDWPRLTYDSSKGKRVDLDTLSKEEVASWQPGDVLLLNGKLLTGRDAAHKRIQDMLAKGEKLPVDFTNRVIYYVGPVDPVRDEAVGPAGPTTATRMDKFTEMMLAQTGLIAMIGKAERGPVAIEAIRKHQSAYLMAVGGAAYLVAKAIKAARVVGFEDLGMEAIYEFEVKDMPVTVAVDAQGVSVHNTGPAEWQARIGKIPVVKA, encoded by the coding sequence ATGACCACCATCCGCCAGGAAGACTTCATCCAGAGCATCGCCGATGGCTTCCAGTACATCAGCTACTACCATCCCGCCGATTACATCAAGGCGCTGGGAGCGGCCTACGAGCGCGAGCAGAGTCCGGCGGCGAAGGATGCGATTGCCCAGATCCTCATCAATTCGCGCATGTGCGCCGAAGGTCATCGCCCGATCTGCCAGGACACCGGGATTGCCGTGGTCTTCCTCAAGGTCGGCATGAACGTCAAGTGGGATGCCACGCTGTCGGTGCAGGAAATGGTCAACGAAGGCGTGCGCCGCGCCTACCTGAACCCGGACAACAAGCTGCGCGCCTCGGTGCTGGCCGACCCGGCCGGCGCGCGCAGGAACACCAGGGACAACACGCCGGCCGTCGTGCATTACGAAATCGTCGGCGGTGAACATGCCGACCACGTCGAGGTGATTTGCGCGGCCAAGGGCGGCGGCTCGGAGAACAAGTCGAAGTTCTACGCCCTCAATCCCTCCGACTCCATCGTCGACTGGGTGCTGAAGACCGTGCCGACCATGGGCGCGGGCTGGTGCCCGCCGGGCATCCTCGGCATCGGCATCGGCGGCACGCCGGAAAAGGCCATGCTGCTGGCCAAGGAGTCGCTGATGGCGCCGGTGGACATCCATGAACTGCAAGAAAAGGCGGCGCGCGGCGAGACGCTCAGCCGCGTCGAGGAGCTGCGCCTGGAGCTGATGGAAAAAGTCAATGCGCTGGGCATCGGCGCGCAGGGTCTCGGCGGCCTGACCACCGTGTTGGACGTGAAGATCCTCGACTATCCGACCCACGCCGCCAGCCTGCCGGTGGCGATGATCCCCAACTGCGCGGCAACGCGCCACGCCCACTTTCATCTCGACGGTTCCGGCCCGGCTCGCCTCGATCCGCCCAACCTCGACGACTGGCCGCGCCTGACCTATGACAGCAGCAAGGGCAAGCGCGTCGATCTCGACACACTGAGCAAGGAGGAGGTCGCCTCCTGGCAGCCGGGCGACGTGCTGCTGCTGAATGGCAAGCTGCTGACCGGCCGCGACGCCGCGCACAAGCGCATCCAGGACATGCTGGCCAAGGGCGAGAAGCTGCCCGTCGACTTCACCAATCGCGTCATCTACTACGTCGGCCCGGTCGATCCGGTGCGCGACGAAGCCGTCGGCCCGGCCGGCCCGACCACCGCCACGCGCATGGACAAATTCACCGAAATGATGCTGGCGCAGACCGGCCTGATCGCCATGATCGGCAAGGCCGAGCGCGGCCCGGTGGCCATCGAGGCGATCAGGAAACACCAGTCGGCGTATCTCATGGCCGTCGGCGGCGCCGCCTATCTGGTGGCCAAGGCGATCAAGGCAGCCAGGGTCGTCGGCTTCGAGGATCTGGGCATGGAAGCGATCTACGAATTCGAGGTCAAGGACATGCCGGTCACCGTTGCCGTCGATGCCCAGGGCGTTTCGGTGCACAACACCGGCCCGGCCGAGTGGCAGGCCCGCATCGGCAAGATTCCGGTCGTCAAGGCTTGA
- the acs gene encoding acetate--CoA ligase: protein MTSIQSVLQETRIFPPPAEVVARATVSGMAAYEALCREAEADYEGFWARLAREHLSWKRPFDEVLDESRVPFYKWFADGDLNVSYNCLDRNVEAGLGEKTAIIFEADDGKVTKVTYRELLARTIAFANALKSQGIAKGDRVVIYMPMSIEGVVAMQACARIGAIHSVVFGGFSAKSLQERIQDAGAVAVITADEQCRGGKTMPLKPAVDEGIAMGGCESIRCVIVYRRTGGPCRMLAGRDLWWHELIANQPETCEPEWVEAEHPLFLLYTSGSTGKPKGVQHSSAGYLLHAVITMKWVFDIRPEDVFWCTADIGWVTGHTYIAYGPLACGATEIIFEGIPTWPDAGRFWKLIQDHKVSIFYTAPTAIRSLIKAGPELPRQYDLSSLRILGSVGEPINPEAWMWYYTEVGGSRCPVLDTFWQTETGGHMIAPLPGATPLVPGSCTLPLPGIQAAVVDENGNELPWGEGGSLVVKKPWPGMLRTIWGDPERFVKSYYPIEFGGRLYLAGDGAVRDAKTGYFTIMGRIDDVLNVSGHRMGTMEIESALVANPLVAEAAVVGRPDDLTGEAICAFVVLKGERPQGAAAEQMATQLREWVGKEIGPIAKPRDIRFGDNLPKTRSGKIMRRLLRQLARGEDVAQDVSTLENPAILEQLKAGV from the coding sequence ATGACGAGCATACAGTCCGTGCTGCAGGAAACCCGTATTTTTCCTCCGCCGGCCGAGGTCGTTGCGCGGGCCACGGTTTCCGGCATGGCGGCCTACGAGGCGCTGTGCCGGGAGGCCGAGGCGGATTACGAGGGTTTCTGGGCGCGTCTGGCGCGCGAACATTTGAGCTGGAAGCGGCCGTTCGATGAAGTTCTCGACGAGTCGCGCGTGCCGTTTTACAAATGGTTTGCCGACGGCGATCTGAATGTCTCCTACAACTGCCTGGATCGCAATGTCGAAGCCGGGCTGGGCGAGAAAACCGCCATCATCTTCGAGGCCGACGACGGCAAGGTGACGAAAGTCACCTACCGGGAGCTGCTGGCGCGGACCATCGCCTTTGCCAATGCGCTGAAATCGCAGGGCATCGCGAAGGGCGACCGGGTGGTGATCTACATGCCGATGTCGATCGAGGGCGTGGTCGCCATGCAGGCCTGCGCGCGCATCGGCGCCATCCATTCGGTGGTGTTCGGCGGTTTCTCGGCGAAGAGTCTGCAGGAGCGCATCCAGGATGCCGGCGCCGTGGCGGTCATCACCGCCGACGAGCAGTGCCGCGGCGGCAAGACCATGCCGCTCAAGCCGGCGGTCGATGAAGGCATCGCCATGGGCGGCTGCGAGTCGATCAGGTGCGTCATCGTTTACCGGCGCACCGGCGGGCCGTGCCGGATGCTGGCCGGGCGCGATCTCTGGTGGCATGAGCTGATCGCCAATCAGCCGGAAACCTGCGAGCCGGAATGGGTCGAGGCCGAGCATCCGCTGTTCCTGCTGTATACCTCCGGGTCGACGGGCAAGCCCAAGGGCGTGCAGCATTCCTCGGCGGGTTACCTGCTGCATGCGGTGATCACCATGAAATGGGTCTTCGACATCCGGCCGGAGGATGTCTTCTGGTGTACCGCCGACATCGGCTGGGTGACCGGCCATACCTATATCGCCTATGGGCCGCTGGCCTGCGGCGCGACGGAAATCATTTTCGAGGGCATTCCGACCTGGCCGGATGCCGGGCGCTTCTGGAAGCTGATCCAGGATCACAAAGTCAGCATTTTCTACACCGCACCGACGGCGATCCGCTCGCTGATCAAGGCCGGCCCGGAACTGCCGCGCCAGTACGATCTATCCTCCCTGCGCATCCTCGGTTCGGTGGGCGAGCCGATCAATCCGGAAGCCTGGATGTGGTACTACACCGAGGTGGGCGGGAGCCGCTGCCCCGTGCTGGATACCTTCTGGCAGACCGAAACCGGCGGCCACATGATCGCTCCGCTGCCAGGCGCAACACCGCTGGTGCCTGGTTCATGCACCCTGCCTTTGCCCGGCATCCAGGCGGCGGTGGTCGATGAGAACGGCAACGAACTGCCCTGGGGCGAGGGCGGCAGCCTGGTCGTGAAGAAACCTTGGCCGGGTATGCTGCGCACCATCTGGGGCGATCCGGAGCGCTTCGTCAAATCCTATTATCCGATCGAATTCGGTGGCAGGCTGTACCTCGCCGGCGACGGCGCGGTGCGCGATGCGAAGACCGGCTACTTCACCATCATGGGGCGCATCGACGACGTGCTGAACGTCTCCGGTCATCGCATGGGCACCATGGAAATCGAGTCCGCCCTGGTGGCCAATCCCCTGGTCGCCGAGGCCGCCGTGGTTGGCCGGCCGGATGACCTCACCGGCGAAGCGATCTGCGCTTTCGTGGTGCTGAAAGGCGAACGTCCGCAAGGCGCAGCGGCCGAGCAGATGGCAACGCAACTGCGCGAGTGGGTCGGCAAGGAAATCGGCCCCATCGCCAAGCCGCGCGACATCCGCTTCGGCGACAACCTGCCCAAGACCCGCTCCGGCAAGATCATGCGCCGCCTGCTGCGCCAACTGGCCAGGGGTGAGGATGTCGCCCAGGATGTCTCGACCCTGGAGAACCCGGCGATACTGGAGCAGTTGAAGGCGGGGGTGTGA
- a CDS encoding efflux transporter outer membrane subunit yields MHANLRITRTAILLSGLGLAACSLAPAYRTPDAPIPAQWSTAQTSAADTEEGNGTQTMDWQDFVRDDGLRQLIRQALANNRELRSALLQVDASRALYGIQRADRLPSLDLEASGQRQRLPADLNASGTTGVQSTYQVGLGLTAFELDLFGRVRNLSTAAEEEFFATEENAQAARISLISEVMRGWILRNTAWQRQQLAEQTRLTRARSLELIKRRQQAGLSSALDFQEARGLAEQAQVEAERAQRELAQIENALRLLLGSDTLSLPPAAPPNATLLATIAPGLPSRLLEQRPDIRAAEHQLRARNASIGAARAAFFPSISLTGLFGTASSDLSGLFDHGQRTWNFMPQLRLPIFAGGRNQANLDLAKVRKDIAIADYEKTIQTAFREVNDALVANATLQREETALRARLDAGQQRLHLAEARYRAGVDDHLRYLDAQRNDYANQAELIAVQGQRQLAEVSLFRALGGGWLAETATAGTEQ; encoded by the coding sequence ATGCACGCCAACCTCCGCATCACCCGCACCGCCATCCTGTTGTCCGGACTCGGCCTTGCCGCTTGCTCGCTGGCGCCGGCGTATCGGACGCCCGACGCACCGATTCCCGCTCAGTGGTCCACGGCTCAAACAAGCGCCGCAGACACTGAAGAAGGAAACGGCACGCAAACCATGGACTGGCAGGACTTCGTCCGCGACGACGGCCTGCGCCAGCTCATCCGCCAGGCGCTGGCCAACAATCGCGAACTGCGCAGCGCCCTGCTGCAAGTGGATGCCAGCCGCGCCCTCTACGGCATCCAGCGCGCCGACCGCTTGCCCAGCCTGGATCTCGAAGCCAGCGGCCAGCGCCAGCGCCTGCCGGCCGACTTGAATGCCAGCGGCACGACCGGCGTGCAGTCCACGTATCAAGTTGGCCTGGGTCTGACGGCTTTCGAGCTGGATCTGTTCGGCCGCGTGCGCAACCTGTCGACCGCCGCCGAGGAAGAATTCTTTGCCACCGAGGAAAATGCCCAGGCCGCCCGCATCAGCCTGATCAGCGAGGTCATGCGCGGCTGGATCCTGCGCAACACCGCCTGGCAGCGCCAGCAGCTTGCCGAGCAAACCCGTCTGACGCGGGCACGCAGCCTGGAACTGATCAAACGCCGCCAGCAGGCCGGCCTGTCCAGCGCCCTCGATTTTCAGGAAGCGCGCGGCCTGGCGGAACAAGCCCAGGTCGAAGCCGAACGCGCCCAACGCGAACTCGCCCAGATCGAAAACGCCCTGCGCCTGCTACTGGGCAGCGATACGCTTTCACTGCCGCCAGCCGCGCCACCCAACGCCACGCTGCTCGCCACCATCGCCCCCGGCCTGCCCTCCCGTCTGCTCGAACAACGCCCCGACATCCGCGCCGCCGAGCACCAGTTGCGTGCCCGCAACGCCAGCATCGGCGCGGCACGCGCCGCCTTCTTCCCCAGCATCAGCCTGACCGGCCTGTTCGGCACGGCCAGCAGTGACCTGTCCGGCCTGTTCGACCACGGCCAGCGCACCTGGAACTTCATGCCGCAACTGCGCCTGCCGATCTTCGCCGGCGGCCGCAATCAGGCCAACCTGGATCTGGCCAAGGTGCGCAAGGACATCGCCATCGCCGACTACGAAAAGACCATCCAGACGGCTTTCCGCGAAGTGAATGACGCCCTCGTCGCCAACGCCACCCTGCAAAGAGAGGAAACCGCGCTGCGCGCCCGCCTCGATGCCGGCCAGCAGCGCCTGCACCTGGCCGAAGCGCGCTACCGCGCCGGCGTGGACGACCACCTACGCTACCTCGACGCCCAGCGCAACGACTACGCCAACCAGGCGGAACTCATCGCCGTGCAGGGCCAGCGTCAGCTTGCCGAAGTCAGCCTGTTCCGCGCCCTGGGCGGCGGCTGGCTGGCGGAAACGGCTACGGCGGGGACGGAACAATAG
- a CDS encoding efflux RND transporter permease subunit, with protein sequence MSKFFIHRPNFAWVVAIFIALAGLLAIPSLPVAQYPTVAPPQINIHATYPGASATLVSESVISVIEEELNGAKNLLYYDSSSNSTGFGEITVTFQPGTNADLAQVDVQNRIKKAEARLPAAVVQQGLQVEQANTGFLMIIALSYKDGAKNQDQIALADYAVRHVNNEIRRLPGVGKLQFFATESAMRVWIDPQKLLGYGLSVADVNAAIAAQNIQVPAGSFGARPGSAEQELTATIAVKGTLDDAREFAGIVLRANADGSQVTLGDVARMEIGRQSYLFDSRVNARNGIASAVLLSPGANALETARAVSKRLEELSAGFPEDIEYAIPYDTSRFVDVAIGKVLQTLAEAILLVFLVIYLFLQSLRYTLIPTIVVPICLLGTLAVMQMLGFSVNMMTMFGMVLAIGILVDDAIVVVENVERIMAEEGLAPVPATIKAMQQVSGAIVGITAVLAAVFLPLAFMDGSVGVIYRQFSLSLAVSILFSGFLALSLTPALCATLLRPIAAHDKTEKRGFFGSFNRRFTRLTTGYASLTQRLVRATGRYMLIYLAIVIGLGWLYVRLPESFVPAEDQGYYLVNAQLPPGATYARTEKVVKQLEEHIRSRPATDAVVMILGFSFAGSGENAALGFPSLIDWSRRGDGPTVADEVAAFNARFAGFTEAAVMAVNPPPIDGMGTASGFSLRLQDRGGLGHAALIAARDQLLGEAYASPAILYAMMEGLEDAPQLRLDIDRDQARAMGVDFSAISTAIASAYGSATINDFANAGRLQRVVVQADVQERMTPESLLQLYIPNARGEQVPLSAFATTHWEVGPVQLNRYNGYPAVKISGDAKPGYSSGEAMAELEKILVRLPRGIGYEWTGLSYQERFAGAQAPLLFTLAILVVFLLLVALYESWAMPLSVMLIVPIGALGSVLATSSLGLANDVYFKVGLITIIGLATKNAILIVEFAKSLHESGHSLREAAVMAARLRFRPIIMTSLAFILGVVPLVIASGAGAASQRAIGTGVIGGMLSATLLGVIFIPIFYVWVLKLLRREPRQDAAQSHRETATGA encoded by the coding sequence ATGTCGAAGTTCTTCATCCATCGCCCCAACTTTGCCTGGGTCGTGGCCATTTTCATCGCCCTGGCCGGCCTGCTGGCCATCCCCAGCCTGCCGGTGGCGCAATACCCGACGGTGGCGCCGCCGCAGATCAACATCCATGCCACCTATCCCGGCGCGTCGGCCACCCTGGTCAGCGAATCGGTGATCAGCGTCATCGAGGAAGAATTGAACGGCGCCAAGAACCTGCTCTATTACGACTCTTCCTCGAACTCCACCGGCTTTGGCGAAATCACCGTCACTTTCCAGCCCGGCACCAATGCGGATCTGGCCCAGGTCGATGTGCAGAACCGCATCAAAAAAGCCGAAGCCCGCCTGCCGGCGGCCGTCGTGCAGCAGGGCCTGCAGGTCGAACAGGCGAATACCGGCTTTCTGATGATCATCGCCCTGAGCTACAAGGACGGCGCGAAAAACCAGGATCAGATTGCCCTGGCCGATTACGCCGTGCGCCATGTGAACAACGAAATCCGCCGTCTGCCCGGGGTCGGCAAGCTGCAGTTCTTCGCCACCGAATCGGCGATGCGGGTGTGGATCGATCCGCAGAAGCTGCTCGGCTATGGTCTGTCGGTGGCCGACGTGAATGCCGCCATCGCCGCGCAGAACATCCAGGTGCCGGCGGGCAGCTTCGGCGCCCGCCCGGGCAGCGCCGAGCAGGAACTCACCGCGACCATCGCCGTCAAGGGCACGCTCGACGACGCGCGCGAGTTTGCCGGCATCGTGCTGCGGGCGAATGCGGATGGCTCGCAAGTCACCCTGGGCGATGTGGCGCGCATGGAAATCGGCCGCCAGAGCTATCTTTTCGATTCGCGGGTGAATGCCAGGAACGGCATCGCCTCGGCCGTGCTCCTCAGTCCCGGCGCGAACGCCCTGGAAACGGCGCGGGCGGTCAGCAAACGCCTGGAAGAACTCTCGGCGGGCTTTCCGGAAGACATCGAATATGCCATCCCCTACGACACCTCGCGCTTCGTCGATGTGGCCATCGGCAAGGTGCTGCAGACCCTGGCCGAGGCCATCCTGCTGGTGTTCCTGGTGATTTACCTGTTCCTGCAAAGCCTGCGCTATACCCTGATCCCGACCATCGTCGTGCCGATCTGCCTGCTCGGCACCCTGGCGGTGATGCAGATGCTGGGCTTCTCGGTGAACATGATGACCATGTTCGGCATGGTGCTGGCCATCGGCATCCTCGTCGACGATGCCATCGTGGTGGTGGAAAACGTCGAGCGCATCATGGCCGAGGAAGGTCTGGCGCCCGTGCCGGCGACGATCAAGGCCATGCAGCAGGTCTCCGGCGCCATCGTCGGCATCACCGCCGTGCTCGCCGCCGTGTTCCTGCCGCTGGCCTTCATGGATGGCTCGGTCGGCGTGATCTATCGCCAGTTCTCGCTGTCGCTGGCGGTTTCCATCCTGTTCTCCGGCTTTCTTGCGCTCTCCCTGACGCCGGCCTTGTGCGCCACCCTGCTGCGCCCCATCGCCGCGCACGACAAAACGGAAAAGCGCGGCTTCTTCGGCAGCTTCAACCGCCGCTTCACCCGGCTGACGACGGGCTACGCTTCCCTCACCCAGCGCCTGGTGCGCGCCACCGGCCGCTACATGCTGATCTATCTGGCCATCGTCATCGGCCTGGGCTGGCTGTACGTGCGGCTGCCCGAGTCCTTCGTGCCGGCCGAAGATCAGGGCTACTACCTGGTGAATGCCCAGTTGCCGCCCGGCGCCACCTATGCGCGTACCGAGAAAGTGGTGAAGCAGCTCGAAGAGCACATCCGCTCGCGTCCGGCCACCGATGCGGTGGTGATGATCCTCGGCTTCAGCTTTGCCGGCAGCGGCGAGAATGCGGCGCTGGGCTTTCCTTCGCTGATCGACTGGAGCCGGCGCGGCGACGGCCCGACGGTCGCCGATGAAGTGGCGGCGTTCAATGCGCGCTTTGCCGGTTTCACCGAAGCGGCGGTAATGGCCGTCAATCCGCCGCCCATCGACGGCATGGGCACGGCCAGCGGCTTTTCCCTGCGCCTGCAGGATCGCGGCGGCCTGGGCCATGCCGCGCTGATCGCCGCGCGCGATCAGTTGCTGGGTGAAGCCTACGCCAGCCCGGCCATTCTCTACGCCATGATGGAAGGGCTGGAAGACGCGCCGCAGTTGCGTCTGGACATCGACCGCGATCAGGCCCGCGCCATGGGCGTGGATTTTTCCGCCATCAGCACGGCCATTGCCAGCGCCTATGGCTCGGCCACCATCAATGACTTCGCCAATGCCGGCCGCCTGCAGCGCGTGGTGGTGCAGGCCGACGTGCAGGAGCGCATGACGCCGGAAAGCCTCCTCCAACTGTACATTCCGAATGCGCGTGGCGAGCAGGTGCCGCTGTCGGCCTTTGCCACCACGCACTGGGAAGTCGGCCCGGTGCAACTGAACCGCTACAACGGCTATCCGGCGGTGAAGATTTCCGGCGATGCCAAGCCCGGCTACAGCTCGGGCGAAGCCATGGCCGAACTGGAAAAAATCCTCGTCCGTCTGCCGCGTGGCATCGGCTATGAATGGACCGGTCTGTCCTATCAGGAGCGCTTCGCCGGTGCCCAGGCACCGCTGCTGTTCACGCTGGCCATCCTGGTAGTGTTCCTGCTGCTGGTAGCGCTGTATGAGAGCTGGGCGATGCCGCTGTCGGTGATGCTCATCGTGCCCATCGGCGCGCTCGGTTCGGTGCTCGCCACCAGCAGCCTGGGCCTGGCCAACGACGTGTATTTCAAGGTGGGGCTGATCACCATCATCGGCCTGGCCACCAAGAATGCCATCCTCATCGTCGAATTCGCCAAGAGCCTGCATGAATCCGGCCACAGCCTGCGCGAAGCCGCCGTGATGGCCGCCCGCCTGCGTTTCCGCCCGATCATCATGACCTCGCTGGCCTTCATCCTCGGCGTCGTGCCGCTGGTCATCGCCAGCGGCGCGGGCGCGGCCAGCCAGCGCGCCATCGGCACCGGCGTGATCGGCGGCATGCTGTCGGCCACCCTGCTGGGGGTGATCTTCATCCCCATCTTCTACGTCTGGGTGCTCAAACTGCTGAGGCGCGAGCCGCGGCAAGACGCTGCCCAGAGCCATCGAGAAACGGCCACGGGAGCCTGA
- a CDS encoding efflux RND transporter periplasmic adaptor subunit yields MDTIRNTRRSTRMSLGALLTTALLSVGACGQSGGEQAAGTPPPAPVDVITAQAAAHTVSSELPGRIEAVRSAEVRARVAGIVLQRHFKEGSLVKAGQLLFQIDPAPLRAALAHAEGSLARAEADIFDAQARLKRYTELVDIEAVSRQEFDAAQASLKSAEAARRMAQAEVATARLNLDYAQVKAPISGRIGRALVSEGALVGQDEATPLAIIQQLDPVYADFQQPLAAALQLQQQLKQTDRAASPSPALPLAISIAGVAQPRQGRLLFSDVSVERSTGQILLRGEFPNPDGLLLPGMYVRVHVPGLSFAQAYRLPQRAVSHLPDGTAQVMLVDAENKVEARAVQTVAMQGGDWIIAAGLQPGERVIVNAATSLPPGAPVAIARTDGAADGIDAAAPVQ; encoded by the coding sequence ATGGACACGATACGAAATACACGCCGCAGCACCCGCATGAGCCTGGGCGCGCTGCTGACGACCGCCTTGCTGAGCGTGGGCGCCTGCGGCCAGTCGGGCGGGGAACAGGCCGCCGGAACGCCACCGCCCGCCCCGGTCGATGTGATCACCGCGCAGGCGGCAGCGCATACCGTGAGCAGCGAGCTGCCCGGCCGCATCGAAGCCGTGCGCAGCGCCGAGGTGCGAGCGCGGGTGGCCGGCATCGTCCTGCAGCGACATTTCAAGGAAGGCAGCCTGGTCAAGGCCGGCCAACTGCTGTTCCAGATCGATCCCGCCCCTTTGCGCGCGGCGCTGGCGCATGCCGAAGGCAGCCTGGCGCGTGCCGAAGCCGACATCTTCGATGCCCAGGCGCGTCTGAAGCGCTACACCGAACTGGTCGATATCGAAGCCGTCAGCCGCCAGGAATTCGACGCCGCCCAGGCCAGCCTGAAATCCGCCGAAGCCGCCCGCCGCATGGCGCAAGCCGAAGTCGCCACGGCGCGCCTGAATCTGGATTACGCCCAGGTCAAGGCACCGATCAGCGGCCGCATCGGCCGCGCCCTGGTGAGCGAAGGCGCTTTGGTCGGCCAGGATGAAGCCACCCCGTTGGCCATCATCCAGCAGCTCGATCCCGTGTATGCCGATTTCCAGCAGCCGCTGGCGGCCGCCCTGCAGTTGCAGCAGCAGCTCAAACAAACGGATCGCGCTGCAAGCCCAAGCCCGGCGCTGCCGCTGGCGATCAGCATCGCCGGCGTGGCGCAGCCGCGCCAGGGGCGTCTGCTGTTCAGCGACGTCAGCGTCGAGCGCAGTACCGGCCAGATCCTGCTGCGCGGCGAATTTCCCAATCCCGACGGCCTGCTGCTGCCCGGCATGTACGTGCGCGTGCACGTCCCCGGCCTGAGCTTCGCGCAGGCCTATCGGCTGCCGCAACGCGCCGTCAGCCATCTGCCCGACGGCACGGCCCAGGTCATGCTGGTGGATGCGGAAAACAAGGTCGAAGCGCGCGCGGTGCAGACCGTCGCCATGCAGGGCGGCGACTGGATCATCGCGGCGGGACTGCAGCCGGGAGAACGGGTGATCGTCAATGCCGCCACGTCCTTGCCGCCCGGCGCGCCCGTCGCGATCGCCCGCACGGATGGCGCGGCCGATGGGATTGATGCGGCTGCGCCTGTCCAATAG
- a CDS encoding TetR/AcrR family transcriptional regulator produces the protein MSEEENRLLAALALAMVEHPRATLQELARAVGLSKATLYRFCRTREQLVERLLNHSVARVTAAIEAARLGEDAPLDALHRLTVHTLEQREFGAFLMMYYWQDGATEMGAETGWESQLDAFFLRGQQAGAFRIDVATPALTELWMAIFSGLVDAERRGRIARASLPGLIEQSFLQGSAA, from the coding sequence GTGAGCGAGGAGGAAAATCGTCTGCTGGCCGCGCTGGCGTTGGCGATGGTCGAGCATCCCCGCGCCACCTTGCAGGAACTGGCGCGGGCCGTGGGCTTGAGCAAGGCCACGCTCTACCGCTTTTGCCGGACCCGCGAGCAATTGGTCGAACGCCTGCTGAATCACAGCGTGGCGCGCGTCACGGCAGCCATCGAAGCGGCGCGTCTGGGCGAGGATGCGCCGCTCGATGCCTTGCATCGGCTGACCGTGCATACGCTGGAGCAGCGTGAATTCGGCGCTTTCCTGATGATGTATTACTGGCAGGACGGCGCGACCGAGATGGGCGCCGAAACCGGCTGGGAATCGCAGCTCGATGCCTTTTTTCTGCGCGGGCAACAGGCGGGCGCATTCCGCATCGATGTCGCCACGCCTGCGCTCACCGAACTGTGGATGGCCATTTTCTCCGGCCTGGTCGATGCCGAGCGGCGCGGCCGCATCGCCCGCGCCAGCCTGCCGGGATTGATCGAGCAGTCCTTCCTGCAGGGAAGCGCGGCCTGA